The genomic region AACACATAACGGACATGTCTGCATTAAAGCAGGAATTGACGAATCAAATGTTGATGTAGGCTATCTGGCAGATCTGCCATCTAATCCTGATGAAAGTACATCCCGGATTGGAGAGGCGATTGAGCAGATTACCGGAAAGAAAATCAGCGTCATACTCACAGATACCAACGGCAGAGCATTTAAAATAGGACAGACTGGAATTGCCATTGGTGTTTACAGGATACATCCGATAAAGAACTGGAAAGGACAGAAAGACCTGTTTGGAAACACCCTTGAAATTACAGAAGAAGCAATTGCAGATGAGATTGCAGGAGCTGCAAACCTGCTCATGGGAGAAGGTGACGGCGGATATCCGGTAGTCATTATCAGAGGACTGGAACTTAGATCAGAAGAGTCATCCATTCAGGAAATATACCGTAGTGACCGGGAAGATATAATTAAAAAGGGACTTCGCTGTTTAAGCAAAGTCTGATACCGGGATGTTAACAACCTCTACACCGGATTCCTCAAAGAAAACAAGTGAATCTGCATCCGGGTAAGGCTGGATGTAAACAACTTTTTTGATATTTGAATTGATTATCATTTTTGCGCAGAGTATGCATGGCTGGTGAGTGCAGTAAAGTGTGGCACCATCTGTGCTGACACCATGCAGGGCAGCCTGGATAATTGCATTCTGTTCAGCATGTACCGCACGGCATTTTTCATGACGGGTACCTGAAGCAATATTATTTTGCTGTCTTATACAACCTATATCAAGACAATGTTCCATATTTCTCGGTGCACCATTATAACCTGTGGAAAGTATACGTTTATCCCTGGCAATTACGGCTCCAACTCTGTTTCGCAAGCAAGTGGAGCGTTTGGCCACAACCGTAGCTATCTCAAGAAAATACTCATCTATACTTGGCCTTTCAGTCATCGTTTAAATGAAGCAGTAAGTGGTATATATAAGTTGTAGTGTAAGAGGTAATCATCAATTTCAATTGCTTATATAGATGAAATTGAGTAGTTATTATTTCTGGAGCATAGAAACATGGAAGTCGGTTTGACTGAACGTTTAGATTCTTTTGTTAGAAAACATGACGATCGTCAGCTTGCAGCATTACCGCTTATTGTATTTGTTATTTCATTAATTATACTTGCAATTACTTTTGCAAGCAGCGGATCACCTGTAAAGCTTGGAATGGATTTTGAAGGCGGAACTATGATCTCAATGGCAAGCCAGGAAAGTGTGGCAGCCATTCAGCAGAAGTATGCAGATTACCCTATCACCGACGTCAGACAGGCCGGATCACGTATAATAATGCAGTTTGGGCCAATGAACGATGAACTGCAGCAGGAGCTTACAACTGATGTGATAGAGTCCTACGAGAATGTTGAGATTAATCAGGTAGGACCAGTATACGGTGCAAGCCTGCAGAAACAGGCAGTAAAAGCAGTAATTATATCATTCATAGGAATGGCAATTGTGGTCTTTTTGATATTCAGAACATTCGTACCATCCGTAGCTGTAGTCATTTCAGCAATATCAGACATAGCAATTGCAGCAGCATTCATGAACATCGTAGGAATTGAACTGTCCCTTGGCACAGTTGCAGCCCTTTTGATGCTCATCGGTTATTCGGTAGACAGTGATATTTTGCTTACAACAAGAGTTTTGAAACGACGTGGAACCCCACAGGAAAACATCAGCAACGCAATGCATACAGGTGTCACAATGACAACAACAACCCTTGCAGCTCTTGTGGCAATGTACTTTGTTTCCACATTCTCCTACGTTCTCAGCCCATCATTTTCACAAATTACCCTTCTTTCAAACATATCCATCGTCCTCATTTTCGGACTGGTTGCAGATATGATGAACACCTGGATGCTTAACACATCAATTCTCAGGTGGCATGTCACAAGTGTCGGCACAAGGAGGAGAAAAGCATGAGGGACGATGAAAATCAGAGCCTGTTCAAAGATATCAGGGTCATTGTATTTATTATTGCAATAC from Methanolobus tindarius DSM 2278 harbors:
- a CDS encoding coenzyme F420-0:L-glutamate ligase, with amino-acid sequence MKMQAFTVENIPLIKEGDDIASIICENTTIEDNDIVVIASTIVAKAEGRMFRLEDIIPGERALTIASKHNLDARFVQAVLDRSKEVLVDYPIFLVETHNGHVCIKAGIDESNVDVGYLADLPSNPDESTSRIGEAIEQITGKKISVILTDTNGRAFKIGQTGIAIGVYRIHPIKNWKGQKDLFGNTLEITEEAIADEIAGAANLLMGEGDGGYPVVIIRGLELRSEESSIQEIYRSDREDIIKKGLRCLSKV
- a CDS encoding deoxycytidylate deaminase; amino-acid sequence: MTERPSIDEYFLEIATVVAKRSTCLRNRVGAVIARDKRILSTGYNGAPRNMEHCLDIGCIRQQNNIASGTRHEKCRAVHAEQNAIIQAALHGVSTDGATLYCTHQPCILCAKMIINSNIKKVVYIQPYPDADSLVFFEESGVEVVNIPVSDFA
- a CDS encoding protein translocase subunit SecF; protein product: MEVGLTERLDSFVRKHDDRQLAALPLIVFVISLIILAITFASSGSPVKLGMDFEGGTMISMASQESVAAIQQKYADYPITDVRQAGSRIIMQFGPMNDELQQELTTDVIESYENVEINQVGPVYGASLQKQAVKAVIISFIGMAIVVFLIFRTFVPSVAVVISAISDIAIAAAFMNIVGIELSLGTVAALLMLIGYSVDSDILLTTRVLKRRGTPQENISNAMHTGVTMTTTTLAALVAMYFVSTFSYVLSPSFSQITLLSNISIVLIFGLVADMMNTWMLNTSILRWHVTSVGTRRRKA